One region of bacterium genomic DNA includes:
- the dnaB gene encoding replicative DNA helicase, with translation MMANSQNPVDKAKQEPQAFEAEQSVLGAMLIDREAISRVIEILTDKSFYTDEHQKIYRTIVELYDKNIPIDLVILTEELKKKDELDAVGGASYLTTLLDRVVSSANVTHYAKIVKDKATLRDMIKSCNRIIESGYNGSSDVDEILDQAEQLIFNIKEKRVEKGFTHVKSVLKSSFELIEELSEKKKYITGIPSGFPDLDRLTAGFQTSDFIIVAGRPSMGKTAFCLNVAEYTGITQGLGVGIFSLEMAKEQVVMRMLCSQARVSSHKVRTGFVKKTDWPKLTTAAGLLSNAPIFIDDTPGIPILELRAKARRLKSMYDIKLLIVDYLQLVVGPRSDTRQQEISAISQSLKGLAKELNIPVIAVSQLSRAVEARVDRRPVLSDLRESGAIEQDADVVLFIYREERYRHTPENEGLAEITIGKQRNGPIGKIPLTFIKEYTRFESCAKGEVSMLDEEAVEG, from the coding sequence ATGATGGCAAATTCGCAGAATCCTGTGGACAAGGCAAAACAGGAACCACAAGCATTTGAGGCTGAGCAATCGGTTTTGGGGGCAATGCTCATTGATAGGGAAGCCATATCACGCGTAATAGAAATTTTGACTGATAAATCATTTTATACGGATGAACATCAAAAAATTTATCGCACAATAGTTGAGCTTTATGACAAAAATATTCCTATAGATCTTGTAATTCTCACGGAGGAGTTAAAAAAGAAGGACGAACTCGATGCAGTGGGTGGGGCAAGTTATCTAACTACTTTACTTGATAGAGTGGTATCCTCAGCAAATGTTACTCATTATGCAAAGATTGTAAAAGACAAGGCTACTCTTCGTGATATGATAAAATCGTGCAATCGTATTATTGAATCCGGGTATAATGGAAGTTCAGATGTAGACGAGATTCTTGATCAGGCTGAGCAACTTATATTTAACATAAAAGAAAAACGTGTAGAAAAGGGTTTTACTCATGTAAAGTCTGTTTTAAAGTCAAGCTTCGAGTTAATTGAAGAGCTCTCTGAAAAGAAGAAATACATTACAGGTATTCCATCTGGCTTTCCTGATCTTGACCGTTTGACAGCTGGCTTTCAGACATCTGATTTCATTATTGTAGCAGGCAGGCCTTCTATGGGTAAGACTGCTTTTTGCCTAAATGTAGCAGAATACACAGGAATAACTCAGGGATTAGGTGTAGGTATATTTAGTTTAGAGATGGCAAAGGAGCAGGTAGTGATGCGGATGCTTTGTTCACAGGCGAGAGTGTCTTCTCACAAGGTACGGACTGGTTTTGTAAAGAAAACAGATTGGCCTAAGTTGACAACAGCGGCTGGTTTACTCTCCAATGCGCCAATCTTTATTGATGATACTCCTGGGATTCCAATTCTTGAGTTACGTGCAAAAGCAAGGAGATTAAAATCAATGTACGATATTAAGCTTTTAATTGTAGATTACTTACAGCTTGTCGTAGGTCCGCGGTCTGATACTCGGCAGCAAGAAATTTCAGCTATATCACAGTCACTAAAGGGGTTAGCTAAGGAGCTTAATATTCCTGTCATAGCTGTATCTCAGCTTTCAAGGGCTGTTGAGGCTCGTGTAGATAGGCGACCTGTACTTTCTGACCTTCGTGAGTCAGGCGCTATTGAGCAGGATGCGGATGTAGTTTTGTTCATTTATCGTGAAGAGCGATACCGACACACACCAGAGAATGAAGGGCTTGCTGAAATCACTATTGGTAAGCAGCGTAATGGCCCTATTGGGAAGATTCCATTAACATTTATCAAAGAATACACACGGTTTGAGAGTTGTGCAAAGGGTGAAGTAAGTATGTTAGATGAGGAAGCAGTTGAAGGATGA
- a CDS encoding ABC transporter permease, which translates to MKGTFEYIGDVALFVKDVFRTIPRFYKSTHLIIEQIVFIGVGSLLIVLVTNFFGGAVTAYQAAFQGREYLPDVYVGMSVIKAYMIELGPLLTGLIVGGRVGSSITAEIGSMRITEQIDALETLAIDPIRYLVLPRVIGGAIALPLLTVAAEFIACVGGGVCSVFLLHIKPLVYLEGLRFQFMQHILWGGLLKAFVFGIIIGLMGSYHGFRATGGAEGVGKATTYAVVSIFILVLIFDFVIAQIVF; encoded by the coding sequence ATGAAGGGTACATTTGAATACATAGGGGATGTGGCACTTTTTGTTAAGGATGTTTTTCGGACTATTCCAAGATTTTATAAATCAACTCACCTGATAATAGAGCAAATTGTATTTATAGGGGTGGGGTCGCTCCTAATTGTTTTGGTAACTAACTTCTTTGGTGGTGCCGTAACTGCTTATCAAGCTGCATTTCAAGGCCGTGAATATCTTCCAGATGTGTATGTTGGGATGAGTGTGATAAAGGCTTATATGATAGAATTGGGACCGCTACTGACTGGTCTAATTGTTGGTGGTAGAGTAGGCTCATCAATAACAGCTGAGATTGGCTCTATGAGGATAACAGAACAAATAGATGCTTTAGAGACACTCGCTATTGACCCTATACGATATTTAGTACTTCCTAGAGTGATAGGAGGGGCGATTGCATTACCATTACTTACAGTGGCGGCTGAATTTATAGCTTGTGTTGGTGGAGGAGTCTGTTCAGTATTTCTTTTACATATAAAGCCCTTGGTTTACCTTGAAGGATTAAGATTTCAGTTTATGCAGCATATACTTTGGGGTGGTCTTCTCAAGGCATTTGTGTTTGGTATAATAATTGGATTAATGGGTTCGTATCATGGATTTAGAGCTACTGGTGGTGCTGAAGGAGTGGGTAAGGCAACAACATATGCAGTTGTTTCTATATTCATACTTGTACTGATTTTTGATTTTGTTATTGCACAGATTGTATTTTAA
- a CDS encoding ABC transporter ATP-binding protein, translated as MVSISNLTKSFGNNKVLQGVNLEIPDGTTTVIIGSSGCGKTVLLKHIVGLIRPDAGKVVIDGKDVTTLYGQPLFELRRRIGVVFQGSALLDSLTVADNITLGIREHTRVLEKELNRIVKEKLALVHLDGAERLTPSELSGGMKKRVAIARALAMNPDYILYDEPTTGLDPVTAKKIDELICDLQKELSITTIAVTHDLTSAYKIGNKIAMLSHGRIIFEGTPDEIKNSENKEIDEFVKGRVYE; from the coding sequence ATGGTAAGTATTTCAAATCTTACGAAATCTTTTGGTAATAATAAAGTACTTCAAGGAGTTAATCTTGAGATTCCTGATGGTACCACAACAGTAATTATTGGGAGTTCCGGTTGCGGCAAGACTGTTCTCTTGAAGCATATAGTGGGATTGATACGACCTGATGCTGGCAAGGTAGTAATAGATGGTAAGGATGTAACAACTCTTTATGGACAGCCTCTTTTTGAATTACGTCGTCGTATAGGAGTAGTATTTCAAGGGTCTGCTTTATTGGATTCACTTACTGTAGCTGATAATATAACTCTTGGTATACGTGAGCATACAAGGGTTTTAGAAAAAGAATTAAATAGAATTGTTAAGGAGAAGTTGGCATTGGTCCATCTTGATGGTGCTGAGAGGTTAACTCCTTCTGAGTTATCGGGTGGCATGAAGAAAAGAGTAGCAATAGCGAGGGCACTTGCTATGAACCCTGACTATATACTTTATGATGAACCAACTACAGGACTCGACCCTGTAACAGCAAAAAAAATAGATGAACTAATATGTGACCTACAAAAAGAGCTTTCAATTACTACAATTGCTGTAACTCATGACCTAACCTCTGCTTATAAAATAGGTAATAAAATTGCAATGCTATCACATGGCAGGATTATTTTTGAAGGTACTCCTGATGAGATAAAGAATTCTGAGAATAAAGAGATTGATGAATTTGTTAAAGGGAGGGTATATGAATAA
- a CDS encoding MlaD family protein, which yields MNKGLKAGIFVVAIVVILIVGWIWLAQIEFGAKNYEVSISFPDVTGLKVNDPVKVWGVEKGRVKSIEFKKGYIEVKVLLSKDVKLYSDAYSEILDVAMISGTKYVKLDPGTSDIPFDTKNLIPGEPSLGIPFSLIGNLGDKVNKLFTVAENANLMKSFTIILQNLQETTTYLLQIVKENESDLKSITKGLKDDFDKLRKAGDNLSSAASHVDSLVYDMRYGKGTISKLVNEDSLYLELKTTLSAIKGLAEDIKENPSRYLKIF from the coding sequence ATGAATAAAGGATTAAAGGCAGGTATTTTTGTAGTCGCTATCGTTGTGATATTGATTGTAGGCTGGATTTGGTTAGCACAGATTGAGTTTGGTGCAAAAAATTACGAGGTGAGTATTAGCTTTCCCGATGTTACAGGACTTAAGGTTAACGACCCAGTTAAAGTTTGGGGAGTAGAAAAGGGTAGAGTTAAAAGTATTGAATTTAAGAAAGGATATATAGAAGTTAAAGTATTATTAAGTAAAGATGTTAAACTTTACAGTGATGCATACTCAGAAATACTTGATGTAGCTATGATATCTGGGACAAAGTATGTTAAACTTGACCCCGGGACATCTGATATTCCATTTGATACTAAAAATTTAATCCCCGGTGAGCCGAGCCTCGGTATACCTTTTTCGTTAATAGGTAATTTAGGGGATAAGGTTAACAAGTTATTTACAGTTGCAGAGAATGCAAATTTAATGAAATCTTTTACTATAATTTTGCAAAATTTACAAGAAACTACTACTTACTTATTGCAAATAGTCAAAGAGAATGAAAGCGATTTAAAAAGTATTACCAAAGGATTAAAAGATGATTTTGATAAGTTAAGGAAAGCAGGTGACAATCTATCATCTGCTGCTTCTCATGTAGATTCTCTCGTTTACGATATGAGGTATGGGAAAGGGACGATAAGTAAGCTTGTAAATGAAGATAGCTTATATTTAGAGCTCAAAACGACCCTCTCTGCAATAAAAGGGCTTGCTGAGGATATAAAAGAGAATCCTAGCCGCTATTTAAAGATTTTCTGA
- the radA gene encoding DNA repair protein RadA, with the protein MAKQQKRYLCEECGYSSPQWLGKCPNCGKWETFIEEVITPKFKSVTKVKPKLLSEIEILKTVRISTGINEFDRVLGGGIVEGSIVLVGGEPGIGKSTLLLQSTDMFARNGISVLYVSGEESPVQIKLRAKRLQVAENKIYMLAQTDIEEIVKEIELLSPDIVIIDSIQTVYHTEIDALPGSVTQVRGCALKLMEIAKSNGIPVFIIGHVTKEGTIAGPKTLEHMVDAVLYLEGDKNHYYRILRAAKNRFGSTQEIGVFEMKEEGLSEVKDPSFIFLGERHENPPGTVVTCAMEGSRPFLVEIQALLAPCGYRMPQRVSAGIDYKRLTMLLAVVERRVGVKVSTQDVFINVVGGLHIEETASDLAVILAIVSGARNTPVAEQTAALGEVGLTGEVRPVGLIEKRVKEAERLGLTRCIVPSKYSKISSGIKIIGVKSVGEAIHETLHYHSKL; encoded by the coding sequence ATGGCAAAGCAACAAAAGAGATACTTATGTGAGGAGTGTGGCTATTCTTCACCCCAATGGCTTGGTAAGTGTCCAAATTGTGGTAAGTGGGAAACATTTATTGAGGAAGTGATAACACCCAAATTCAAGAGTGTCACTAAGGTTAAGCCAAAACTGCTATCTGAAATTGAAATCTTAAAGACAGTCCGAATTTCCACAGGAATAAATGAATTTGACAGAGTTCTTGGGGGCGGTATTGTAGAGGGGTCAATAGTTCTTGTTGGGGGCGAACCCGGAATTGGCAAATCTACACTTTTACTACAATCTACTGATATGTTTGCAAGAAATGGGATAAGCGTTCTTTATGTTTCAGGTGAGGAGTCGCCTGTTCAGATTAAATTAAGGGCAAAACGACTTCAGGTAGCTGAGAATAAGATTTATATGTTAGCTCAAACAGATATAGAAGAAATTGTAAAAGAGATTGAATTGCTGTCGCCCGATATTGTTATTATAGACTCTATTCAGACAGTATATCACACAGAAATTGATGCCCTCCCCGGGAGTGTAACACAAGTTAGGGGTTGTGCATTGAAGCTGATGGAGATAGCTAAATCAAATGGGATTCCAGTATTTATAATAGGGCATGTGACAAAGGAGGGAACAATTGCAGGTCCAAAGACACTTGAACATATGGTTGATGCTGTACTTTATCTTGAGGGAGATAAGAATCATTATTATAGAATTTTAAGAGCAGCTAAAAATAGATTCGGCTCTACACAGGAGATCGGTGTATTTGAGATGAAAGAGGAAGGTCTTTCTGAGGTTAAGGACCCTTCGTTTATTTTCTTAGGTGAAAGGCATGAGAATCCACCAGGGACTGTGGTAACTTGTGCTATGGAGGGGTCTCGTCCATTTCTTGTCGAAATTCAAGCCCTACTTGCACCTTGTGGATACAGGATGCCTCAAAGGGTGAGTGCAGGTATAGATTACAAGAGACTTACAATGCTTTTAGCAGTTGTAGAACGGAGAGTCGGCGTTAAAGTGAGTACACAGGATGTCTTTATCAATGTAGTTGGTGGGCTTCATATAGAGGAGACAGCGAGTGATTTAGCTGTTATTTTGGCAATAGTTTCAGGTGCAAGAAATACCCCTGTAGCTGAGCAGACTGCAGCATTAGGGGAGGTAGGACTTACTGGTGAAGTTAGGCCTGTAGGACTTATTGAGAAGAGAGTAAAAGAGGCAGAAAGGCTTGGGCTTACTCGATGCATAGTGCCTTCAAAATATAGCAAGATTTCTTCGGGTATAAAAATTATTGGTGTTAAGAGTGTAGGTGAAGCAATTCATGAAACTCTCCATTATCATAGTAAATTATAA
- a CDS encoding glycosyltransferase family 2 protein, giving the protein MSSIYSTPPGFEFETIVVDNASTDGSVNLLREEFPYVRLIKNVSNVGFARASNQAISRSRGEYILFLNPDAVPESGALERIVKFMEQKPHAGCVGGKLLNPDGSLQLSCRSFPTYISIFFGRLSLIRRIFPGNPFSKGFLLTDLDYNKEQKVDWIIGACMLTKREILETFGYFDEDFFIFVEDLDFCYRLKKGGLDIYYFPGAVFYHQLGASTSKYWLNSIVHHNFGMYKFFKKQYQLPLIFAVIASLGLVLRVFFIVLSKLVIKSVKKC; this is encoded by the coding sequence TTGTCCTCAATTTATTCTACTCCACCAGGATTTGAATTTGAGACAATAGTTGTTGATAACGCATCTACGGATGGCAGCGTAAATCTATTAAGAGAAGAGTTTCCATATGTAAGGCTAATTAAGAATGTGAGTAATGTAGGATTTGCGAGGGCAAGCAATCAAGCTATATCAAGGAGTCGTGGTGAATACATATTATTTTTAAATCCGGATGCTGTCCCAGAATCAGGGGCTCTGGAGCGGATAGTTAAATTTATGGAGCAAAAACCTCATGCAGGATGTGTGGGTGGTAAATTACTTAATCCTGATGGCAGTCTACAGCTGTCGTGTCGTAGCTTTCCGACTTATATAAGTATCTTCTTTGGCAGACTTTCCCTTATAAGAAGGATTTTTCCCGGTAACCCATTTTCTAAGGGGTTTTTGTTAACTGACCTTGATTACAATAAGGAACAAAAAGTGGATTGGATAATAGGAGCCTGTATGCTTACAAAGCGTGAAATATTGGAAACATTTGGATATTTTGACGAAGATTTCTTCATTTTTGTAGAGGATTTAGATTTTTGTTATAGATTGAAAAAAGGGGGGCTTGATATTTATTACTTTCCTGGTGCAGTGTTTTACCATCAACTTGGAGCCAGTACAAGTAAATATTGGCTAAACTCAATTGTACACCATAATTTTGGGATGTATAAATTTTTTAAAAAGCAGTATCAGCTACCGTTAATTTTTGCAGTAATTGCAAGTCTTGGGCTTGTTCTAAGGGTATTTTTTATTGTTTTGTCCAAGTTAGTTATAAAAAGTGTAAAAAAATGTTAA
- a CDS encoding sugar transferase: protein MLKERLQVFAKVNLLIDLLLTCLSFILAFYLRASLHLPGEISLRFDTVSWLLLVIIPVWCILFVYEKAYDVLGERNVYLSSFKAIAEGMGILFAVLFFRRAYIQSRLFLVFFGVINTIFILLSRKVGTLLLGEQSVFIIGGGEKATIFYNFLTRHSPLKFKPIGTLELNSNFSDMSKLEYTISTTPIDWVVSIVDNSDFNLRLIELCKKVGIPISWAIPTTDARVDVEAYGGISFFTFSTAPVVSVALIFKYTMDRIIAFLLLLLTSPLFFLIVCIIKLSSKGSVFFIQERAGLNGKKFRFYKFRTMVEGAESMQQEFIPLNIMAGAVFKIPDDPRVTKLGKFLRRMSLDELPQLLNILHGDMSLVGPRPPLPSEIEKYERWQRRRLSMKPGLTCIWQVSGRNEIDFDKWMDLDLKYIDNWGIWLDFKILLRTIPAVISQKGAY from the coding sequence ATGTTAAAAGAGAGGCTGCAAGTATTTGCAAAAGTAAATCTGCTAATAGACTTATTACTTACTTGCTTATCTTTCATTTTAGCATTTTATTTAAGGGCATCACTGCATCTGCCGGGTGAGATTAGCTTGAGATTTGACACAGTAAGTTGGCTACTTTTAGTTATTATTCCCGTATGGTGTATTTTGTTTGTTTACGAGAAAGCATATGATGTACTTGGCGAACGCAATGTTTATCTTTCAAGCTTTAAAGCAATTGCAGAGGGTATGGGAATACTATTTGCCGTGCTTTTCTTTAGGAGAGCATATATTCAATCAAGGCTATTTCTTGTATTTTTTGGCGTTATCAATACTATATTTATCCTTCTTTCAAGAAAGGTTGGGACTCTACTATTAGGAGAACAATCGGTCTTTATAATAGGAGGAGGAGAAAAGGCGACGATATTTTACAACTTCTTAACACGCCATTCTCCTTTAAAGTTTAAGCCAATTGGAACTTTAGAATTGAACTCCAATTTTAGTGATATGAGTAAGTTAGAATATACTATATCAACTACTCCTATAGACTGGGTAGTTTCTATAGTTGACAATTCTGATTTCAATTTGAGACTTATAGAATTATGTAAGAAAGTGGGTATTCCTATATCATGGGCGATCCCAACTACAGATGCAAGGGTAGATGTAGAAGCTTATGGTGGGATATCATTTTTTACTTTCTCCACAGCACCAGTGGTGTCTGTTGCACTTATATTTAAATATACTATGGATAGGATAATTGCCTTTTTATTGCTTTTGTTAACTTCACCATTGTTTTTTTTGATAGTTTGCATTATAAAATTAAGCTCTAAAGGGAGCGTATTTTTTATACAAGAGAGAGCCGGATTAAATGGAAAGAAGTTTAGATTCTACAAATTTAGGACAATGGTAGAAGGGGCTGAATCTATGCAACAAGAGTTTATTCCGTTAAATATTATGGCAGGTGCAGTATTTAAGATACCAGACGACCCAAGAGTTACAAAGCTTGGTAAATTCTTGAGGCGAATGAGTCTTGATGAATTACCTCAACTTCTCAACATATTACACGGTGATATGAGTTTAGTCGGTCCCCGTCCACCACTGCCATCTGAAATAGAGAAATATGAAAGATGGCAAAGGCGTAGATTATCAATGAAACCCGGCCTAACCTGTATATGGCAAGTATCGGGGAGGAATGAAATAGATTTTGACAAGTGGATGGATTTAGACCTTAAGTATATTGATAACTGGGGAATTTGGCTTGACTTCAAAATACTTTTACGTACAATACCGGCTGTCATTTCTCAAAAGGGAGCGTATTAA
- a CDS encoding radical SAM protein, which produces MIEIRELKGNVIHDFPYPKARRKCPHTALISVTHSGACIHKCPMCYARAYPWSVEDELVIYENVPDKLEKEIQKAKVLPPFYISQVSDALQPVSEVRELTFKVIKIIIKYKLSFHILTKSADGALELINNIPELILYPYWYLAMTVEATPEKHEITSPYASPIEERFKAIKKLTRYGIPVVGRVDPTILGFVELDEVCWIINRLADSGVQHIIGSLGYYNTLAMKRLLDAILHSNWKDCIPKVEKIYGCRGLINQTPTINDYPKSKRFMASLDTRIKFHSILRREAEKYGLSYAVCLELPKEYDSKGIPSCEGIKRNFVHIKGEDGDFHLVNCCGDCLHSCPNESNPPCGKKELQIQYPYKLRTLS; this is translated from the coding sequence ATGATAGAAATTAGAGAACTTAAAGGGAATGTTATACACGATTTTCCGTATCCTAAAGCTCGCAGGAAATGTCCACATACTGCACTTATATCTGTAACACACTCAGGAGCCTGTATCCATAAGTGCCCAATGTGCTATGCGAGAGCATACCCATGGTCAGTTGAAGATGAGCTTGTAATTTATGAAAATGTGCCAGATAAATTGGAAAAAGAAATACAGAAGGCAAAAGTTTTGCCCCCATTTTATATATCACAAGTAAGTGATGCACTCCAACCAGTGTCTGAAGTGAGAGAGCTTACATTTAAAGTAATAAAAATAATTATCAAATACAAACTAAGTTTCCATATACTGACTAAATCTGCAGATGGGGCATTAGAACTTATCAACAATATACCAGAACTTATACTGTATCCTTACTGGTATCTAGCAATGACTGTAGAAGCTACACCTGAGAAGCATGAAATCACATCTCCTTATGCATCCCCTATTGAGGAAAGGTTTAAAGCAATTAAAAAATTAACCCGATATGGAATACCAGTTGTGGGACGAGTAGACCCTACAATACTTGGATTTGTTGAACTTGATGAAGTGTGCTGGATTATAAACAGACTTGCAGATAGTGGTGTACAACATATAATTGGATCGCTTGGCTACTATAATACTTTAGCTATGAAGAGATTACTTGATGCCATCTTGCACTCAAATTGGAAAGATTGCATCCCAAAAGTAGAAAAAATTTATGGCTGTAGGGGTTTGATTAATCAAACCCCTACAATAAATGATTATCCTAAAAGTAAACGATTTATGGCATCTCTTGATACAAGAATTAAATTTCATTCAATATTGAGGAGAGAAGCCGAAAAATATGGGCTATCTTATGCTGTATGCTTAGAACTACCCAAAGAATACGATTCAAAAGGAATACCGTCATGCGAAGGTATAAAAAGGAATTTTGTCCACATTAAAGGAGAAGATGGAGATTTTCACCTTGTGAATTGTTGTGGTGATTGTCTGCACTCTTGCCCTAATGAGAGCAACCCACCGTGTGGTAAGAAAGAACTACAGATACAATATCCGTATAAACTAAGAACATTAAGTTAA
- the rsxC gene encoding electron transport complex subunit RsxC: protein MRLYTFRGGVHPSQCKNLTQGKPIEEAPTPKIAVIPLAQHTGAPAKPLVKPKDEVKIGTKIGDIQGRISASVHSSISGVVKSIEPRYSPAGITTLSAIIESNNKNEYDKPIELKDYDSLTPSQIVNIVKKAGIVGLGGAAFPTHVKLSPPKDKPVDTVILNGAECEPYLTADHRLMVEHPKEILEGGKLILKALNAKIGYIAIEENKPDAIEKFVQIAPEFKFKLCIMHTKYPQGGEKQLIKAITKREVPSGGLPFDIGVYVQNVGTAFAIYEACKHGKPLIQRIITVTGKVKEPKNLRVKIGTPFKDLIEFCGGYNGEPDKIIMGGPMMGIAQPNDEAPVIKATTGILVLGAKRKSRFIGKGKDSVSIFKEEVCIRCGSCVEVCPMGLLPCTIGDYVANKKIDRAKEYGILDCIECGSCAWVCPANRNLIHLFKYGKLILQK from the coding sequence ATGCGCCTCTATACATTTAGAGGTGGTGTCCATCCATCACAGTGTAAGAATTTAACTCAAGGTAAGCCCATAGAGGAAGCTCCTACCCCTAAAATTGCGGTCATTCCATTAGCACAGCATACGGGAGCACCTGCTAAACCATTAGTAAAGCCAAAAGATGAAGTCAAGATAGGAACTAAAATTGGTGATATACAAGGTCGTATATCTGCTTCAGTACACTCAAGTATATCAGGTGTTGTAAAGAGTATTGAACCGAGATACAGTCCAGCTGGAATTACTACGCTTTCAGCAATTATTGAATCAAATAACAAAAACGAATATGATAAACCTATAGAACTTAAAGATTATGACTCACTTACTCCATCCCAAATTGTCAATATAGTTAAAAAAGCTGGAATTGTTGGGCTTGGAGGCGCAGCTTTTCCTACACATGTAAAATTATCACCACCTAAAGATAAACCTGTTGACACAGTTATTTTAAACGGTGCTGAATGTGAGCCATACCTTACTGCAGACCATAGACTTATGGTTGAGCATCCAAAAGAGATACTTGAAGGTGGTAAACTTATATTAAAAGCTCTTAATGCTAAAATAGGATACATTGCTATAGAGGAGAATAAACCAGATGCAATAGAGAAATTCGTGCAAATTGCACCTGAATTTAAATTCAAACTTTGCATTATGCACACAAAATACCCACAAGGGGGAGAAAAGCAACTTATAAAGGCAATTACAAAGAGGGAAGTGCCATCCGGTGGGCTACCATTTGATATTGGAGTATATGTCCAAAATGTTGGTACAGCGTTTGCAATCTATGAAGCATGTAAGCATGGAAAACCACTCATTCAAAGGATAATAACTGTTACAGGTAAAGTAAAGGAGCCCAAAAATTTAAGAGTAAAGATTGGGACTCCTTTTAAAGACTTGATTGAATTTTGTGGTGGTTATAATGGTGAGCCAGATAAAATTATAATGGGCGGTCCAATGATGGGGATAGCACAGCCAAACGATGAAGCTCCTGTAATAAAGGCAACTACAGGTATATTAGTTCTTGGAGCGAAGCGGAAATCCAGATTTATCGGGAAAGGGAAGGATAGTGTTTCTATTTTTAAGGAAGAGGTCTGTATAAGATGCGGCTCTTGTGTTGAAGTGTGTCCAATGGGACTATTGCCATGCACAATAGGAGACTATGTAGCAAATAAAAAAATTGATAGAGCAAAAGAGTACGGAATACTTGATTGCATAGAGTGCGGGAGCTGTGCATGGGTATGCCCAGCAAACAGAAATCTGATCCACTTATTTAAATACGGTAAATTGATACTTCAAAAATAA